GCAGCGCACCGCGATTGACCTCGGTGACGGACACGTGCGCGGCGGCCAGCGCGGTCGCCAGGGAATCGACGGCCTCGGCCGGATCGATCGTGTGGCCACAGGTGAAGACATCCACGGCGGCATAGCCGTGTTCCGGCCAGGTGTGGATCGTCAGATGCGATTCCGCGATGATCACCACGCCGCTCACGCCATGCGGATTGAAGGCGTGAAAGACGCTCTCGACCACCGTGGCCGCA
This Candidatus Sericytochromatia bacterium DNA region includes the following protein-coding sequences:
- the speD gene encoding adenosylmethionine decarboxylase, with the translated sequence MPAPEPPASSLLIPASPAGGKARYLGRQVLLELYGCPPERLTERAGIEAAMLAAARACAATVVESVFHAFNPHGVSGVVIIAESHLTIHTWPEHGYAAVDVFTCGHTIDPAEAVDSLATALAAAHVSVTEVNRGALRHLRA